A genomic stretch from Mycobacterium cookii includes:
- a CDS encoding adenylate/guanylate cyclase domain-containing protein, translating into MSVTEAGQAHRTIGRNLAIRYAAGLAGGHLIGTADAAAIVVPLHGQFAGDAQVYFTARSLIIATAVVVLGTVVVAVGGVANLVPVLRWYVSGQQPDADQRRTAMRLLGRQSMILAAVWASSGLIYLAANLDGLRVLAVPTVLAVVFGGTAAATLSLLLTQRSLRPILLAATQGSDGVVVAPRVLTRLVGMWLLGSGLPCLAIVGLVLTRSNGWIMQNTGSVEMPILVVTLVALLIGLPVMILTSRSISDPISEVVDAMAQVERGHIDTSVGVYEKSEIGRLQSGFNRMVAGIGERDRLRDLFGRHVGADVARRAIEEGTTLSGDVRDAAILFIDLVGSTTLAASQPPQEVARILNDFFRIVVSAVDNHNGLINKFQGDAALAIFGAPLASDGAASSALATARLLRDQLRRLPMVDFGIGVSAGPVFAGNIGAENRYEYTVVGDAVNEAARLADFAKTLDQRIVASASAIERADAAERRHWDANGETELRGRTESTAVFTPA; encoded by the coding sequence ATGTCAGTGACCGAAGCCGGACAAGCGCACCGGACGATCGGCCGCAACCTGGCCATCCGCTATGCGGCCGGTCTTGCCGGCGGTCACTTGATCGGGACCGCTGATGCCGCGGCGATCGTCGTGCCGCTGCACGGTCAGTTCGCCGGCGACGCGCAGGTCTACTTCACTGCGCGCAGCCTGATCATTGCGACGGCGGTCGTCGTTCTGGGAACCGTCGTCGTCGCCGTCGGTGGTGTGGCCAATCTCGTTCCGGTGCTGCGCTGGTACGTCAGCGGGCAGCAACCCGATGCCGATCAGCGGCGAACGGCCATGCGCCTTCTCGGCCGGCAATCGATGATCCTGGCGGCGGTATGGGCATCCAGCGGCTTGATCTACCTCGCGGCAAATCTCGACGGGCTGAGGGTTCTTGCGGTCCCGACCGTGTTGGCGGTCGTATTCGGCGGCACCGCGGCGGCAACCCTCAGCCTGCTGCTGACGCAGCGATCGCTTCGGCCCATTCTGCTGGCGGCAACGCAGGGTTCCGACGGCGTTGTGGTCGCGCCCCGCGTCCTGACCCGACTCGTGGGCATGTGGCTACTGGGTAGCGGGCTGCCCTGCCTGGCGATCGTGGGCCTGGTGCTGACTCGCTCCAACGGGTGGATCATGCAGAACACCGGCTCGGTCGAGATGCCTATTCTGGTGGTGACGCTCGTCGCGCTGCTGATCGGGCTCCCGGTGATGATTTTGACGTCCCGATCGATATCGGACCCGATCAGCGAGGTTGTCGACGCGATGGCGCAGGTCGAGCGAGGCCACATCGATACCTCCGTCGGGGTCTATGAGAAGTCCGAAATCGGCCGTCTGCAAAGCGGATTCAACCGTATGGTCGCCGGCATCGGCGAACGCGACCGGCTGCGGGACCTGTTCGGCCGGCACGTCGGCGCAGACGTGGCACGCCGGGCGATCGAGGAGGGCACCACGCTGTCGGGCGATGTGCGGGATGCCGCAATCCTTTTCATCGACCTGGTGGGTTCGACGACACTGGCCGCGAGTCAACCGCCGCAGGAGGTCGCCCGAATACTCAACGACTTCTTTCGGATCGTCGTCAGCGCCGTCGACAACCACAACGGGCTGATCAACAAGTTCCAGGGCGATGCCGCGCTGGCGATCTTCGGAGCGCCGCTGGCCTCCGATGGCGCCGCGTCGTCCGCGTTGGCGACCGCGCGACTGCTGCGCGACCAACTGCGACGGCTCCCGATGGTCGACTTCGGGATCGGTGTCTCGGCCGGTCCGGTGTTCGCCGGAAACATCGGTGCGGAAAACCGATACGAATACACAGTGGTCGGCGACGCCGTCAATGAGGCGGCACGCCTGGCCGATTTCGCGAAGACGCTGGATCAGCGGATCGTCGCCTCGGCGTCGGCGATCGAACGAGCCGACGCCGCCGAGCGCCGGCACTGGGACGCCAACGGCGAGACGGAATTGCGGGGCCGCACGGAATCCACCGCGGTGTTCACCCCCGCCTGA
- a CDS encoding aldehyde dehydrogenase family protein yields MTETVKVRFEPKMMIDGKLVEGQAGTFTNINPATEESLGEVSDASKEDMHRAIDAARRAFDETDWSTNKELRKRCLLQLHEAIESEIDELREELILEVGSPRAITYGPQLDAPLADGLKYPARLIDSYAWETDLGDRVISLTGANTTIKVWREPVGVVGAIVPWNFPFEVTLNKLGQALGSGNTVVLKPAPNTPFNANRLGRLIAEKTDIPAGVVNVVTASDHFVGEELTLSPKVDLISFTGSTVVGKRIMEKGAATMKRLFLELGGKSATIVLEDADFGTACMVGIAPCMHAGQGCANPTRLLLPRSRYDEGVEILKNIYENVTCGDPQDPGTLCGPVISQRQLDRVNGYIQKGVDEGATALVGGPGAETGFDKGYYVRPTLFTNVDNKMTIAQEEIFGPVLSVIPFDDEEDAIRIANDSVYGLAGNVFAGSLERALSVTRRIKAGFMGVNGGAGYAADTPFGGYKESGIGRQNGVAGFDQYTEIKSVAYPAV; encoded by the coding sequence ATGACTGAAACTGTAAAGGTCCGGTTCGAGCCGAAGATGATGATCGACGGCAAGCTGGTCGAGGGCCAGGCCGGCACCTTCACGAACATCAACCCGGCGACCGAGGAGTCGCTCGGCGAGGTTTCGGACGCGTCGAAGGAGGACATGCACCGGGCCATCGACGCCGCCCGGCGGGCGTTCGACGAGACCGACTGGTCGACCAACAAGGAGCTGCGCAAGCGCTGTCTGTTGCAGCTGCACGAGGCGATCGAGTCCGAGATCGACGAGCTGCGCGAGGAGCTGATCCTCGAGGTCGGCTCGCCCCGGGCCATCACCTACGGGCCCCAATTGGACGCTCCGCTGGCGGACGGGCTGAAGTACCCGGCCCGGCTGATTGACTCGTACGCCTGGGAGACCGACCTCGGGGACCGGGTCATCAGCCTCACCGGCGCAAACACCACCATCAAGGTGTGGAGGGAGCCGGTCGGTGTGGTCGGCGCCATCGTGCCGTGGAACTTCCCCTTTGAGGTCACCCTCAACAAGCTGGGCCAGGCGCTGGGCAGCGGCAACACCGTGGTGCTGAAGCCCGCGCCGAACACCCCGTTCAACGCGAACCGGCTGGGCCGGCTGATCGCCGAGAAGACCGACATCCCCGCCGGTGTCGTCAATGTCGTCACCGCGTCGGATCACTTTGTGGGCGAAGAGCTCACGCTCTCGCCGAAGGTCGACCTGATCTCGTTCACCGGCTCGACCGTGGTCGGCAAGCGGATCATGGAAAAGGGCGCGGCCACCATGAAGCGGCTGTTCCTCGAGCTCGGCGGCAAGTCGGCCACCATCGTCCTGGAGGACGCGGACTTCGGCACGGCGTGCATGGTCGGCATCGCGCCGTGCATGCACGCCGGCCAGGGTTGCGCCAACCCGACCCGGCTGCTGCTGCCGCGGTCGCGCTATGACGAGGGTGTCGAGATCCTGAAGAACATCTACGAGAACGTCACATGTGGTGACCCGCAGGATCCCGGAACCCTGTGTGGGCCGGTGATTTCGCAACGGCAGCTGGACCGGGTCAACGGTTACATCCAGAAGGGTGTTGACGAGGGCGCCACAGCGCTGGTCGGCGGCCCCGGCGCGGAGACCGGCTTCGACAAGGGTTACTACGTCCGGCCAACGCTTTTCACCAACGTCGACAACAAGATGACCATCGCGCAGGAGGAGATCTTCGGCCCGGTGCTCTCGGTCATTCCGTTCGACGACGAAGAGGACGCGATCCGGATCGCCAACGACAGCGTGTACGGCTTGGCCGGCAACGTGTTTGCCGGTTCCCTCGAGCGCGCGCTGTCGGTGACCCGCCGCATCAAGGCCGGCTTCATGGGCGTCAACGGTGGTGCTGGGTACGCTGCCGACACCCCATTCGGCGGCTACAAGGAAAGCGGAATCGGTCGCCAGAACGGCGTGGCCGGATTCGACCAGTACACCGAGATCAAGTCGGTGGCTTACCCCGCCGTCTGA
- a CDS encoding acyl-CoA dehydrogenase family protein, with the protein MDFSYPPEVEQVRKELRAWLAANLTDDVIAANRARGRDEAAFQTLRAWNATMADAGWAAVSWPQEYGGRGAGVLEQLVCAEETTRARVPVHLNVIGMNNIAPALMEYGTEEQKRTLLPRMMRADDIWCQGMSEPEAGSDLASLRTRAVRDGDAFVVNGQKIWTSLGHRADWCQLYVRTDPDAPKHKGISCLILDMSLPGIEVRPLVTLNGQADFAEVFFNDVRVPTDALLGPVNDGWKIATTTLSYERAGAARLYTEMHERLTELVADLADVRIDNRPALEDAVTLRRLGEIALRIKYLEVLCKRSISAILYGGDAFGSASLAKTIWGEVGQEIAALAFDLLGSHPDGARWVDYRLTSRSLTIAGGTTQINKNITAQRVLGLPRS; encoded by the coding sequence GTGGATTTCTCTTACCCACCAGAGGTGGAACAGGTTCGCAAGGAACTGCGTGCGTGGCTGGCCGCGAACCTGACCGACGACGTCATTGCCGCCAACCGCGCGCGTGGTCGCGACGAGGCCGCCTTCCAGACACTTCGCGCGTGGAACGCGACGATGGCCGACGCCGGCTGGGCCGCGGTGTCGTGGCCGCAGGAGTACGGCGGTCGCGGCGCGGGAGTGCTCGAGCAACTGGTCTGCGCGGAGGAGACCACCCGTGCCCGGGTGCCGGTCCACCTCAATGTGATCGGGATGAACAACATCGCTCCTGCGCTCATGGAGTACGGGACCGAAGAACAAAAGCGCACCCTGCTCCCCCGGATGATGCGCGCCGACGACATCTGGTGCCAGGGCATGTCCGAACCGGAAGCCGGCTCCGACCTCGCCTCGCTGCGCACCCGCGCGGTGCGTGACGGCGACGCGTTCGTGGTCAACGGCCAGAAGATCTGGACCTCGCTTGGGCATCGGGCCGACTGGTGCCAGCTGTATGTCCGCACCGACCCGGACGCACCGAAACACAAGGGCATCTCGTGTCTGATCCTCGACATGTCGTTGCCCGGCATCGAGGTTCGGCCACTCGTCACGCTCAACGGCCAGGCTGATTTCGCCGAGGTGTTCTTCAACGACGTGCGGGTGCCTACCGACGCGTTGCTCGGCCCGGTGAACGACGGCTGGAAGATCGCCACCACGACACTGAGCTACGAACGGGCCGGCGCCGCGCGGCTGTACACCGAGATGCACGAGCGCCTGACCGAGCTGGTCGCCGACCTCGCCGACGTCCGGATTGACAATCGACCGGCGCTCGAGGACGCCGTAACCCTGCGGCGCCTCGGCGAAATCGCTTTGCGCATCAAGTATCTCGAGGTGCTGTGCAAACGGTCGATCTCGGCGATCCTGTACGGCGGCGACGCATTCGGTTCAGCCAGCCTGGCCAAGACGATCTGGGGTGAGGTCGGCCAGGAGATCGCAGCGCTGGCCTTCGACCTGCTCGGGTCGCACCCCGACGGGGCTCGATGGGTCGACTATCGGCTGACGTCGCGGTCACTGACCATCGCCGGCGGGACGACGCAGATCAACAAGAACATCACCGCCCAGCGGGTTCTGGGGTTGCCGCGATCATGA
- a CDS encoding acyl-CoA dehydrogenase family protein: MNLELTDEQVALRDTVRSFLAEKASIPGHVRPLLEDETGMTDQVWRGLADLGATGLLVPPECDGAGMTMVEAGIVAEELGARLHPGPWLSSAVASTRALSRFGVDSSLAARWLTGIADGSTIVTVGPLDGVRPSVVERGDDVVLCGQIGAVPDVAAADLLLVLADDSSGTGLFAVHTAGIDVTPRPGIDPTRKQFDVRLEDTPAQRLATATPDAVEALIDDVIIARAADALGAARAILDLVVDYAKVRRQFGQPIGAFQAVQHLCVDMYESVELARSGVIHALWAADAADRAERHSAALRAKGFAGQLAAVADTAIQVFGGIGYTWEHDAHLYLKRLLGWSVFLGGPDGYLVQLGAEFAESINR, from the coding sequence ATGAATCTCGAGTTGACCGACGAGCAGGTCGCGCTGCGCGACACCGTGCGAAGTTTTCTCGCCGAGAAGGCGTCGATCCCCGGGCACGTCCGTCCGTTGCTCGAAGACGAGACCGGGATGACCGATCAGGTATGGCGTGGGCTGGCCGACTTGGGCGCTACCGGCCTTCTTGTCCCGCCGGAATGCGACGGCGCCGGTATGACGATGGTCGAGGCCGGCATCGTCGCCGAAGAACTCGGCGCCCGGCTGCATCCCGGGCCGTGGCTGTCCAGCGCCGTCGCGTCGACTCGTGCGCTGTCGCGCTTCGGGGTGGACAGCAGTCTCGCGGCCCGATGGCTCACCGGGATCGCCGACGGCTCGACGATCGTGACGGTTGGACCGCTGGACGGTGTTCGCCCCAGCGTGGTCGAACGCGGCGATGACGTGGTGTTGTGCGGCCAGATCGGCGCTGTTCCGGATGTCGCCGCCGCCGACCTGCTCCTCGTTCTCGCTGACGATTCAAGTGGCACAGGCCTTTTCGCGGTCCACACCGCCGGCATCGACGTGACGCCGCGGCCCGGCATCGACCCGACCCGCAAGCAGTTCGACGTCCGCCTCGAGGACACGCCCGCGCAACGCCTCGCGACGGCGACGCCGGATGCGGTCGAGGCGCTGATCGACGACGTCATCATCGCCCGGGCCGCGGACGCCCTCGGCGCCGCACGCGCCATCCTCGACCTCGTTGTGGACTACGCGAAGGTCCGCCGGCAATTCGGTCAACCGATCGGCGCGTTCCAAGCGGTCCAGCATCTGTGCGTCGACATGTACGAAAGTGTCGAGTTGGCGCGCAGTGGGGTGATTCACGCACTGTGGGCAGCCGACGCCGCAGACCGCGCCGAAAGACATTCAGCTGCGTTGCGAGCCAAGGGTTTTGCAGGACAATTGGCCGCGGTCGCCGACACCGCCATTCAGGTCTTCGGCGGTATCGGCTACACCTGGGAACACGACGCGCACCTCTATCTCAAGCGCCTACTGGGCTGGAGCGTGTTCCTCGGAGGGCCCGACGGCTACCTCGTGCAGTTGGGTGCCGAGTTCGCCGAGTCGATAAATCGCTGA
- a CDS encoding SDR family NAD(P)-dependent oxidoreductase produces MIDFKDQVAIVSGAGRGLGRLYALELARRGAAVVVNDLGGSMHGDGADASVADAVVDEIERAGGVAVASHDSVDSPEGGEAIVNTAIERFGRLDAVVSNAGIFNSVPFDELSQDDWRRMLSVHLDGGFYLSQPAYRAMKKAGYGRFVFISSSGGMFGQPLEAHYAAAKAGLVGLANVIAIEGAEHGISANTVLPFGFSRMVTETVGDPKALEETGFLKLIQPELVVPMVVYLASRACEFSHQNYSACAGRFARVFVGLGAGWLAEAGTTPTADDVAAHLSDVSATEPFTVPGSIFEEVFAVCDRLGVNVFS; encoded by the coding sequence ATGATCGACTTCAAAGACCAGGTGGCGATCGTCAGCGGCGCGGGCCGCGGCCTTGGACGGCTGTACGCACTCGAGTTGGCGCGCCGCGGGGCGGCGGTGGTGGTCAACGACCTCGGCGGCTCCATGCATGGCGACGGGGCCGATGCCAGCGTCGCGGATGCGGTCGTCGACGAGATCGAGCGCGCCGGCGGCGTCGCGGTGGCCTCACACGATTCGGTCGACAGCCCAGAAGGCGGCGAAGCGATCGTGAACACCGCGATCGAGCGATTCGGCCGGCTCGACGCGGTGGTGAGCAACGCAGGCATCTTCAACAGCGTGCCCTTCGACGAACTGTCGCAAGACGACTGGCGGCGCATGCTCAGCGTGCACCTGGACGGCGGTTTCTATCTGAGCCAGCCCGCGTATCGAGCGATGAAGAAAGCGGGCTATGGGCGATTCGTCTTCATCTCCTCCTCGGGCGGAATGTTCGGCCAGCCGCTGGAAGCCCACTACGCCGCGGCGAAAGCCGGCCTGGTCGGCTTGGCCAACGTCATCGCGATCGAAGGCGCCGAGCACGGCATATCAGCCAACACCGTTCTCCCGTTTGGCTTTTCACGCATGGTGACCGAAACGGTCGGCGATCCGAAAGCGTTGGAGGAAACCGGGTTCCTCAAGTTGATCCAACCGGAGCTGGTGGTGCCGATGGTCGTATACCTGGCCAGTAGGGCCTGCGAGTTCAGCCATCAGAACTACTCGGCCTGCGCTGGGCGCTTCGCGCGCGTCTTCGTGGGCCTCGGCGCGGGTTGGCTCGCCGAGGCGGGCACCACCCCGACGGCGGACGACGTCGCGGCACACCTGTCGGACGTGTCGGCGACCGAGCCGTTCACGGTGCCGGGCTCGATCTTCGAAGAGGTTTTCGCCGTTTGCGATCGCCTCGGCGTCAACGTGTTCTCCTAG
- a CDS encoding TetR/AcrR family transcriptional regulator, with amino-acid sequence MTPRARGARRTLPDPANSRGGAYDDGTRRTEILQTAATLIASSGLRTSLQEIADAAGILPGSLYHHFESKEAILVELVRRYYADLDRIGEIAHEKLDKSDSRSAADKIVELGSAIARCAVEHRAALQMSFYEAPNANPELVELLQNPPTAVQQAMLQTLRAGRWSGFIRSDIDLPTLADRICQTMMHVGLDIIRHTAGADETAIVLCHIMLYGLASRPLSDEELDRSSAFATAEAAIKTWADESDADANDKAAHVRAVARAEFGRKGYEVTTIRDIASAAGLGTGTVYRLIGSKDELLGSIMESFGVKAGGGFASVLRTDATAAEKLDALSWVNINALDQFPDEWKIQLAWMRQSPPDTPNPGLAFTMRLRQLKTLLSEGIQAGDIRIEGAPSLAMLSRCVMDILWMPENIVRAQGTRAALIISRDTVVRGAANR; translated from the coding sequence ATGACACCTCGGGCACGAGGTGCTCGCCGGACCCTCCCCGATCCGGCAAACAGCCGCGGAGGCGCTTACGACGACGGCACCCGCCGGACCGAAATCCTGCAGACGGCGGCCACCCTGATCGCATCGTCGGGCCTGCGGACCTCGCTGCAGGAGATCGCCGACGCCGCGGGCATCCTGCCGGGAAGCCTGTATCACCATTTCGAATCGAAAGAAGCGATCCTCGTCGAGTTGGTGCGGCGGTATTACGCCGACCTCGACCGGATCGGCGAAATCGCCCACGAGAAGCTGGACAAGTCCGACTCGCGCTCTGCCGCAGACAAGATCGTCGAGCTGGGATCGGCGATCGCGCGTTGCGCCGTCGAGCATCGCGCCGCGTTGCAGATGTCGTTCTACGAAGCGCCGAACGCGAACCCCGAGCTCGTCGAACTGCTGCAGAACCCGCCCACCGCAGTCCAGCAGGCGATGCTGCAGACCCTGCGCGCCGGACGATGGAGCGGCTTCATTCGATCCGATATCGATCTGCCGACGCTGGCCGACCGGATCTGCCAGACCATGATGCACGTCGGACTCGACATCATCCGTCACACCGCCGGCGCGGACGAGACCGCGATCGTCTTGTGCCACATCATGTTGTACGGCTTGGCCAGTCGACCGCTGTCCGACGAAGAACTGGATCGCTCCAGTGCGTTCGCAACGGCCGAGGCCGCAATCAAAACCTGGGCTGACGAAAGTGACGCCGACGCCAACGACAAGGCCGCCCATGTCCGTGCGGTGGCGCGGGCCGAGTTCGGCAGAAAAGGCTACGAAGTCACCACGATTCGAGACATCGCGTCGGCAGCGGGTCTGGGCACCGGGACGGTGTACCGGCTGATCGGATCCAAGGACGAACTTCTCGGCTCGATCATGGAATCGTTCGGCGTGAAGGCCGGCGGTGGATTCGCCAGCGTGCTGCGCACCGACGCGACGGCGGCAGAAAAGCTCGACGCGCTCAGCTGGGTCAATATCAATGCGCTGGACCAATTTCCCGACGAGTGGAAGATCCAGCTCGCGTGGATGCGCCAGTCGCCGCCGGACACCCCTAACCCCGGTTTGGCGTTCACCATGCGGCTGCGGCAACTCAAAACGCTGTTGTCGGAGGGCATTCAGGCGGGCGACATCCGGATCGAGGGTGCGCCGTCGCTGGCGATGCTGTCGCGCTGCGTGATGGACATCCTGTGGATGCCGGAGAACATCGTGCGCGCTCAGGGCACTCGCGCGGCGTTGATCATCTCCCGCGACACCGTGGTGCGGGGCGCCGCCAACCGGTAG
- a CDS encoding SDR family oxidoreductase: protein MTGIEQFRYDGKRALVVGGATGMGAAAAKIVGDLGAEVINLDYAPVDPSLGRGIQVDLRDPASIDSALDQVGGPVDALFSAAGIADGPDLMKINFIGHRHVIDRLMNSGQLNRGGAICFISSVAGIGWETDLPRLQEFLATPDFESADAWVKAHEADNFGHYGTSKQAINAYVATHAFPFLAKGVRINAICPGPTDTPLARANADLWLSFAQDYREATGTETHTPEQMGNVMAFLNSPAAAGINGVTLLVDYGHVASSNVGTFAAGKPIIDLLMGRISLG, encoded by the coding sequence ATGACTGGTATCGAGCAGTTCCGCTACGACGGCAAGCGGGCGCTGGTAGTTGGAGGTGCCACCGGCATGGGTGCCGCGGCGGCCAAGATCGTCGGCGACCTCGGAGCTGAGGTCATCAACCTCGACTACGCGCCGGTCGACCCCAGCCTGGGCCGCGGGATCCAGGTGGACCTGCGCGACCCCGCGTCGATCGACAGCGCGCTCGACCAGGTCGGCGGCCCCGTCGATGCTCTCTTCTCCGCCGCCGGCATCGCCGACGGTCCTGACCTGATGAAAATCAACTTCATCGGTCACCGCCACGTGATCGACCGACTGATGAACAGCGGCCAGCTGAACCGCGGTGGGGCCATCTGCTTCATCTCCTCGGTGGCCGGCATCGGATGGGAAACGGACCTGCCGCGGTTGCAGGAGTTTCTGGCCACGCCCGACTTCGAGTCAGCGGACGCCTGGGTCAAGGCACACGAAGCGGACAACTTCGGGCACTACGGCACCAGCAAGCAAGCGATCAACGCCTACGTCGCCACACACGCATTCCCGTTCCTGGCCAAGGGCGTTCGGATCAACGCGATCTGCCCCGGTCCGACCGACACTCCCCTCGCCCGTGCCAACGCCGACCTGTGGCTGTCCTTCGCGCAGGACTACCGCGAAGCCACCGGCACCGAGACGCACACTCCCGAGCAGATGGGCAACGTGATGGCGTTCCTCAACAGCCCAGCCGCGGCCGGGATCAATGGCGTGACGCTGCTGGTCGACTACGGCCACGTCGCCTCGTCGAACGTTGGAACGTTCGCGGCCGGCAAGCCGATCATCGACCTGCTGATGGGCCGGATATCACTCGGCTGA
- a CDS encoding lipoprotein LpqH produces MRRRLVTAAASASLVAALCSGCFMHDTKVAQKTARITVDNNTRVSHAVSCSQVDWTLIANISAAPANVRVIVKLEPEKPKLESVHFDNFAGFSGVANAGAGDTKIHFANDTYTVTGTAEGTQLNDPRVSVTQPFKIEVGC; encoded by the coding sequence GTGAGACGACGGCTTGTCACCGCGGCAGCGAGCGCGTCCTTGGTGGCCGCGCTCTGCTCGGGATGCTTCATGCACGACACCAAGGTGGCGCAGAAGACGGCCCGGATCACGGTCGACAACAACACCCGGGTCTCGCACGCTGTGTCGTGCAGCCAGGTGGACTGGACGCTGATCGCGAACATCAGCGCCGCGCCCGCGAACGTCCGCGTCATCGTCAAGCTGGAACCGGAGAAACCCAAGCTGGAGTCGGTGCATTTCGACAACTTCGCAGGTTTCTCCGGCGTCGCGAACGCGGGAGCCGGCGACACGAAAATCCACTTCGCGAACGACACCTACACCGTCACTGGCACCGCTGAAGGAACTCAGTTGAACGATCCTCGCGTATCGGTGACGCAACCGTTCAAGATCGAAGTGGGCTGCTGA
- a CDS encoding MPT63 family protein encodes MKTAIGAAGITAVSLVTAGSAAAAPNIQGFGTSEPLIDGPMVTNYTVSNLQPSTISIPGYTPKGTLYQADVTVRSDGGVVTPQVRDFSARGPNGQTYKLIDNVQAPNGLNPAPIAQGSESKGTLYFDATGAPPNGVVYNDGLQDILMWTSNVPGSSMPGQPSNAVPAPGQPSNSGPAPGQLPAPATT; translated from the coding sequence ATGAAGACGGCGATCGGCGCCGCGGGAATTACAGCGGTAAGCCTCGTCACGGCAGGAAGTGCCGCTGCCGCGCCGAACATCCAGGGATTCGGCACCAGCGAGCCTTTGATCGACGGCCCGATGGTCACCAACTACACGGTGAGTAACCTGCAGCCCAGCACCATCTCGATCCCCGGTTACACACCTAAGGGGACGCTATACCAGGCGGACGTGACCGTCCGGTCCGACGGCGGGGTCGTCACGCCGCAGGTGCGAGACTTCAGCGCTCGCGGCCCGAACGGCCAGACCTACAAGCTGATCGACAATGTCCAGGCGCCGAATGGACTGAACCCGGCCCCGATCGCGCAGGGCAGCGAGTCGAAGGGCACCCTGTACTTCGATGCGACAGGTGCGCCGCCGAACGGCGTGGTCTACAACGACGGACTGCAAGACATCCTGATGTGGACCTCCAACGTGCCCGGGTCATCGATGCCGGGTCAGCCGAGCAATGCAGTCCCTGCACCGGGCCAGCCGAGCAACTCCGGCCCGGCACCGGGCCAGCTTCCGGCCCCGGCGACCACCTAA
- a CDS encoding DUF732 domain-containing protein, whose translation MSQTVSTRQHRYPNVQKLVVLASIAAAALAGVAAALAIAAPARAASIDTNFDICGALRSGTSLASIETSLEARGYTATKAGTLTGNTIRVQCPEQAAPVMAQIS comes from the coding sequence ATGTCGCAGACCGTGAGCACCCGCCAGCACCGTTACCCGAACGTCCAGAAGCTGGTGGTCCTTGCGAGTATCGCCGCGGCCGCCTTGGCCGGTGTTGCTGCCGCGCTCGCCATCGCCGCGCCGGCCCGCGCCGCGAGCATCGACACGAACTTCGACATCTGCGGGGCCCTGCGGTCCGGCACCAGCCTCGCCTCCATCGAAACCAGCCTCGAGGCCCGCGGCTACACCGCGACCAAAGCCGGCACCCTGACCGGCAACACCATTCGCGTGCAGTGCCCGGAGCAGGCCGCCCCGGTGATGGCGCAGATTTCGTAG
- a CDS encoding DUF3817 domain-containing protein produces MTAPGQNIRTPLLAYRVMAWTTGLWLIALCYEIVSHVVFHHEIRWIEVVHGWVYFIYVLAAFNLAIKVRWPIGKTVGVLLAGTIPLVGIIVEHFQTKDVKARFAL; encoded by the coding sequence ATGACCGCGCCCGGACAGAACATCCGGACCCCACTGCTCGCTTACCGCGTGATGGCGTGGACGACGGGTCTGTGGCTCATTGCCCTGTGCTACGAGATCGTCTCGCACGTGGTGTTCCATCACGAAATCCGTTGGATCGAAGTCGTTCACGGCTGGGTCTACTTCATCTACGTCCTGGCGGCGTTCAACCTGGCAATCAAGGTCCGTTGGCCGATCGGCAAAACGGTGGGTGTGCTTCTCGCGGGCACGATCCCACTGGTCGGCATCATCGTCGAGCATTTTCAGACCAAGGACGTCAAGGCGCGCTTCGCGTTGTGA
- the rdgB gene encoding RdgB/HAM1 family non-canonical purine NTP pyrophosphatase has protein sequence MTRVLVASRNPKKLAELRRVLDAAALSGLTLMSLDDVPPFDEAPETGATFEDNALAKARDGFNATGLPTVADDSGLEVTALNGMPGVLSARWSGWHGDDAANMTLLLAQLRDMPDERRGAAFVSACALVSGAGEVVVRGEWPGVIARDPRGNAGFGYDPIFVPEGEDRTAAQLTSAEKDAASHRGRALAMLLPALRELAE, from the coding sequence ATGACACGCGTGTTGGTGGCCAGCCGTAACCCGAAGAAGCTGGCCGAGCTACGCCGGGTGCTGGACGCCGCCGCGCTGTCCGGGCTGACGCTGATGTCGCTGGACGACGTGCCGCCGTTCGATGAAGCTCCGGAAACCGGTGCGACATTTGAAGACAACGCACTCGCCAAGGCGCGCGACGGGTTCAACGCGACCGGGTTGCCGACCGTCGCCGATGACTCCGGGTTGGAAGTGACTGCGCTGAACGGCATGCCGGGTGTGTTGTCGGCGCGGTGGTCGGGCTGGCACGGCGATGATGCGGCCAACATGACTCTGCTGTTGGCGCAGTTACGGGATATGCCCGACGAGCGCCGTGGCGCAGCGTTCGTATCGGCGTGCGCGTTGGTGTCCGGCGCGGGGGAGGTCGTCGTTCGGGGCGAGTGGCCCGGCGTGATCGCGCGGGATCCTCGCGGCAATGCGGGTTTCGGCTATGACCCAATTTTCGTTCCGGAAGGCGAGGATCGCACTGCGGCGCAACTGACTTCGGCGGAGAAAGACGCCGCCTCGCACCGGGGTCGCGCGCTCGCGATGTTGCTGCCGGCTCTGCGTGAGCTCGCCGAATAG